From a region of the Calonectris borealis chromosome 2, bCalBor7.hap1.2, whole genome shotgun sequence genome:
- the SHARPIN gene encoding sharpin isoform X1, with amino-acid sequence MVLGSSDEPMVFNFEEEREAQKWWTIVSSSLREVQKASDSTLASQASSLPAAAGGVSADQDPEAALSLELSEKEDLALHLAQAIEYGDEEVASQCAVALARQQATLSILLKESNYPTDDISMKVGVEDATSSASITIRVRAHTTIATLKQQIFQDYGFHPLVQRWIIGQCLCVDERTVSSYGIRRDGDMAFLYLLSAKMAELTEQRYEEDQARVMLSSTSMPTDTAGERRKYNTLPNMSPKKGWGNEAGRKMDIGEISQHLDTLQIGDLFSAQPQPAATSLPSPVQAGWSCPKCTFINKPTRPGCEMCSTDRPDDYVVPGSYKPDESELWRMQQEQEGILQYQQALEAERLKNFQQLLQLEEEVLVPNREVLECRICYQQVAPGEGVLLRECLHNFCRECLRQVINYSEEPEVACPFRDDSYACGSHLQEREIRALVSPEEYRRFLERSLVLAERRSQNSFHCKTTDCRGWCIYEDSVNEFRCPICQALNCLLCKAIHEGKNCRQYQDDLQVQAQNDSAARQTNDMLQTLVQIGEAMHCPTCLIIVQKKDGCDWIRCTVCQTEICWVTKGPRWGPGGPGDTSGGCRCNVNGQKCHPRCQNCH; translated from the exons ATGGTCCTCGGCTCCTCGGACGAGCCCATGGTGTTCAACTTCGAGGAGGAGCGGGAGGCGCAGAAGTGGTGGACGATCGTGAGCAGCTCCCTGCGGGAGGTGCAGAAAG CCTCGGACAGCACGCTGGCGTCCCAGGCCTCATCCCTGCCCGCGGCTGCCGGGGGCGTCTCTGCAGATCAGGATCCAGAGGCAGCTCTGTCCTTGGAGCTTTCCGAGAAAG AGGACCTGGCGCTCCACCTCGCCCAGGCGATCGAGTACGGAGACGAGGAGGTGGCCTCGCAGTGTGCCGTGGCCCTGGCTCGCCAGCAAGCCACGCTCAGTATCCTCTTGAAGGAGTCCAACTATCCCACGGACGATATCAG CATGAAGGTCGGCGTAGAGGATGCGACGTCTTCTGCAAGCATCACTATCAGGGTCCGCGCTCACACTACAATAGCAACGCTCAAGCAGCAG ATCTTCCAGGATTACGGGTTCCACCCCTTGGTTCAGCGCTGGATCATCGGGCAGTGCCTGTGCGTGGACGAACGGACCGTTTCCTCCTACGGCATCCGCAGGGATGGCGACATGGCGTTCCTCTACCTGCTCTCTGCGAAGATGGCCGAGCTCACCGAGCAGCGCTACGAGGAGGACCAGGCGCGTGTCatgctcagctccacctccatgCCGACCGACACCGCCGGGGAAAGGCGCAAATACAACACCCTGCCCAACATGTCTCCCAAGAAAG GCTGGGGGAATGAGGCCGGCAGGAAGATGGACATCGGCGAGATCAGCCAGCACTTGGACACGCTGCAGATCGGCGACCTTTTCAGTGCCCAGCCACAGCCTGCTGCCACGAGTCTGCCCTCGCCAGTGCAG GCGGGCTGGTCGTGTCCAAAATGCACCTTCATCAACAAGCCCACGCGGCCGGGCTGCGAGATGTGCAGCACGGACCGTCCCGACGACTATGTGGTCCCTGGCAGCTACAAGCCGGACGAGTCGGAGCTGTGGAGgatgcagcaggagcaggaggggatcCTGCAGTACCAGCAG GCGCTGGAGGCCGAGCGGCTGAAGaacttccagcagctgctgcagctggaggaggaggtgctggtgCCCAACCGGGAGGTGCTGGAGTGTCGCATCTGCTACCAGCAGGTCGCCCCGGGCGAGGGGGTGCTGCTGCGCGAGTGTCTGCACAACTTCTGCAG GGAGTGTCTGCGCCAGGTGATCAACTACAGCGAGGAGCCGGAGGTGGCCTGTCCCTTCCGTGACGACTCCTACGCCTGCGGCAGCCACCTCCAGGAGCGGGAGATCCGGGCG TTGGTGTCCCCGGAGGAGTACCGGCGGTTCCTGGAGAGGAGCCTGGTgctggcggagcgccgcagccagAACAGCTTCCACTGCAAGACCACCGACTGCCGGGGCTGGTGCATCTACGAGGATTCGGTGAACGAGTTTCGCTGCCCCATCTGCCAGGCCCTCAACTGCCTGCTCTGCAAG GCCATCCACGAAGGGAAGAACTGCCGCCAGTACCAGGACGACCTCCAGGTCCAGGCGCAGAACGACTCGGCCGCCCGGCAGACCAACGACATGCTGCAG ACCCTGGTGCAGATCGGGGAGGCCATGCACTGCCCCACCTGCCTCATCATCGTCCAGAAGAAGGACGGCTGCGACTGGATCCGCTGCACCGTCTGCCAGACCGAGATCTGCTGGGTGACCAAGGGGCCGCGCTGGGGGCCCGGG GGTCCCGGGGACACCAGTGGTGGATGTCGCTGCAATGTCAACGGACAGAAGTGCCACCCCCGGTGCCAAAACTGCCACTGa